In Variovorax sp. J2L1-78, the following are encoded in one genomic region:
- a CDS encoding lysylphosphatidylglycerol synthase domain-containing protein, which produces MAAAPGAADNDVTSSNKRSGRPWWPRVKRIGTWVFFGLVAWLIVEQARGIDWDDVLGAFSKLPATTLALAATLVAASFVLYSTFDLLGRRMTGHPLGAGTVMGVTFVSYAFNLNLGSLVGGVAFRYRLYSRLGLDNPTITRVLGFSMLTNWFGYLVVAGAAFCFWPLELPANWKIDNGGLRVLGAVLLVLAAGYLALCALVSDKTWHIRGHAFQPPPLRMALLQMLMSCTNWCLMGGVVWLLLQRTVPYPEVVAVLLVGAVAGVITHVPAGLGVLEAVFVALLLHRLPQGQILAALIGYRVLYYLLPLAIATVSYLVMEVRARRLAASHA; this is translated from the coding sequence ATGGCGGCGGCCCCCGGCGCTGCGGACAACGACGTGACGTCGTCCAACAAGCGGTCCGGGCGGCCCTGGTGGCCGCGGGTCAAGCGCATCGGCACGTGGGTGTTCTTCGGGCTCGTCGCCTGGTTGATCGTCGAGCAGGCGCGCGGCATCGACTGGGACGACGTGCTCGGCGCGTTCTCGAAGTTGCCGGCCACCACCCTCGCCTTGGCCGCCACCCTGGTGGCGGCGAGCTTCGTGCTGTACAGCACCTTCGACCTGCTGGGCCGCCGCATGACCGGGCACCCGCTTGGCGCCGGCACGGTGATGGGCGTGACCTTCGTGAGCTACGCCTTCAACCTCAACCTCGGCTCGCTGGTCGGCGGCGTCGCCTTTCGCTACCGGCTCTATTCGCGGCTGGGGCTCGACAACCCGACCATCACGCGTGTGCTCGGCTTCAGCATGCTCACCAACTGGTTCGGCTACCTGGTCGTCGCCGGTGCTGCCTTCTGCTTCTGGCCGCTCGAGCTGCCGGCCAACTGGAAGATCGACAACGGTGGACTGCGCGTGCTCGGCGCCGTGCTGCTGGTGCTGGCCGCGGGCTATCTCGCCCTGTGCGCGTTGGTGAGCGACAAGACCTGGCACATCCGCGGCCACGCCTTCCAGCCCCCGCCCCTTCGGATGGCGCTGCTGCAGATGCTCATGTCGTGCACCAACTGGTGCCTGATGGGCGGCGTGGTGTGGCTGCTGCTGCAGCGGACGGTGCCGTATCCGGAAGTGGTGGCGGTGCTGCTGGTCGGCGCCGTGGCGGGCGTCATCACCCATGTGCCGGCGGGCCTGGGCGTGCTCGAGGCGGTGTTCGTCGCGCTGCTGTTGCATCGCCTGCCGCAGGGCCAGATCCTCGCCGCGCTGATCGGCTACCGGGTGCTGTACTACCTCCTGCCCCTGGCCATCGCGACGGTGAGCTACCTCGTGATGGAAGTGCGTGCGCGCCGGTTGGCGGCAAGCCACGCCTGA
- a CDS encoding serine/threonine protein kinase produces the protein MTKILTPAIAFATLLSAGAAFAQTPAPVMPPSTAGQASTESRAGVPNPSQRPDGSMPASRDAVKAEARANNRNPANTTTPGGEASTRTNNQPNATPQVMSGTTRAEVRQDAVKPTPQFGQKGERPDVPTNPKNSTGTPK, from the coding sequence ATGACGAAAATTCTGACCCCCGCCATCGCATTCGCCACCCTGCTCAGCGCAGGCGCTGCCTTCGCCCAGACGCCCGCGCCGGTGATGCCGCCGTCGACCGCCGGCCAGGCCAGCACCGAGTCGCGTGCCGGTGTGCCCAACCCTTCCCAGCGCCCCGACGGCAGCATGCCGGCTTCGCGCGATGCTGTGAAAGCAGAGGCCCGCGCGAACAACCGCAACCCGGCCAACACGACGACGCCCGGCGGCGAGGCGAGCACGCGCACCAACAACCAGCCCAACGCCACGCCGCAGGTGATGAGCGGCACGACGCGTGCCGAGGTGCGCCAGGACGCCGTCAAGCCCACGCCGCAGTTCGGTCAGAAGGGCGAGCGCCCGGACGTGCCGACGAATCCGAAGAACTCGACCGGCACGCCCAAGTAA
- a CDS encoding acyloxyacyl hydrolase produces the protein MKRLSCHTRSAFATGLLLLCAGTASAFGDATPGMYLEGGRTFNGGTDADVWSIGAVLPWSWHERGPEDGTSFAWDLFASQWRAPEAVDGRRTYAQIGVIATWRYRFDRGASPWFVEGGLGGTVMNHVYRTADEPFSTAFQFTEVVGIGRSFGARGEHELSVRAQHVSNASIKKPNPGANFVRLRYLYRF, from the coding sequence ATGAAACGCCTGTCTTGCCACACCCGTTCGGCGTTCGCCACCGGCCTGCTGCTTCTCTGCGCCGGCACGGCCAGTGCCTTTGGCGACGCGACGCCGGGGATGTACCTCGAAGGCGGCCGCACCTTCAACGGCGGCACGGACGCCGATGTCTGGTCGATCGGTGCGGTGCTTCCCTGGTCGTGGCATGAGCGAGGCCCCGAGGATGGCACGTCGTTCGCCTGGGACCTGTTCGCCAGCCAGTGGCGCGCACCCGAAGCCGTCGACGGCCGGCGCACCTATGCGCAGATCGGCGTCATCGCCACCTGGCGCTACCGCTTCGACCGCGGCGCATCACCCTGGTTCGTGGAAGGCGGCCTGGGCGGGACGGTGATGAACCACGTCTACCGCACGGCCGACGAGCCGTTCAGCACGGCCTTCCAGTTCACCGAAGTGGTGGGCATCGGCCGCAGCTTCGGTGCACGGGGCGAGCACGAACTGTCGGTGCGTGCGCAGCATGTGTCCAACGCGAGCATCAAGAAACCCAACCCGGGCGCCAACTTCGTGCGCCTGCGCTACCTCTACCGCTTCTGA
- a CDS encoding UdgX family uracil-DNA binding protein (This protein belongs to the uracil DNA glycosylase superfamily, members of which act in excision repair of DNA. However, it belongs more specifically to UdgX branch, whose founding member was found to bind uracil in DNA (where it does not belong), without cleaving it, appears to promote DNA repair by a pathway involving RecA, rather than base excision.) encodes MATQTVTLAGDTDWPGFRSEARALLARQVPPEEVVWHTRASAAGDLFASLETQRPVVGHGSASAVVPPAFVRLCETVVLHADPARFGMLYRLLWRLVHEPGLRYDPLDAERVRVQHMAQAVRREMHKMKAFVRFRPIAQGDGLPPLHVAWFDPEHHIVEAVAPFFVRRFTQMHWAILTPQRSARWFPSDDGIEDLAGGRLDIGPGARREDAPPADAGEALWLTYYEHIFNPARLKLAMMQKEMPRRYWQNLPEAALISPLAAEAMARSGRMIDAAPTAPARRIVPLQPMTASAHHEPGTSGVDALSADPADALGQLKRATNRCRECPIGEHATQSVFGEGPIGAVLMVVGEQPGDQEDLRGRPFVGPAGQLFDRAIADLGWPRDALYVTNAVKHFKYELRGKRRIHKTPTQREAAACLHWLESEMAQVRPRAVLALGATAARSVLGRPVAVMQERGQWQTGPRGEQVLVALHPSALLRGDPAQRDEAYAAWLEDLSKATSLVQGEVHEAVPR; translated from the coding sequence ATGGCAACGCAGACCGTCACGCTCGCAGGCGACACCGACTGGCCCGGCTTCCGCAGCGAAGCACGGGCCTTGCTGGCGCGACAGGTGCCGCCTGAGGAGGTCGTGTGGCACACGCGGGCCAGCGCAGCGGGCGACCTCTTCGCCTCGCTCGAGACGCAACGCCCCGTCGTCGGCCATGGCAGTGCTTCAGCGGTTGTGCCACCGGCTTTCGTGCGGCTTTGCGAGACCGTGGTGCTGCACGCGGACCCGGCCCGTTTCGGCATGCTCTATCGTCTCTTGTGGCGTCTGGTGCACGAGCCGGGCCTGCGGTACGACCCGCTGGACGCCGAGCGTGTGCGCGTGCAGCACATGGCGCAGGCGGTGCGCCGCGAGATGCACAAGATGAAGGCCTTCGTCCGCTTCCGCCCGATCGCGCAGGGGGACGGCCTGCCGCCGCTGCATGTCGCATGGTTCGACCCCGAGCACCACATCGTCGAAGCGGTCGCGCCCTTCTTCGTGCGCCGCTTCACGCAGATGCACTGGGCCATCCTCACGCCGCAGCGGTCGGCGCGCTGGTTCCCGTCCGACGATGGCATCGAGGATCTCGCCGGCGGTCGTCTCGACATCGGCCCCGGCGCGCGCCGCGAGGATGCACCACCGGCCGATGCGGGCGAGGCCCTATGGCTCACCTACTACGAGCACATCTTCAACCCTGCTCGGCTGAAGCTGGCGATGATGCAGAAGGAGATGCCGCGGCGTTACTGGCAGAACCTGCCCGAGGCAGCGCTGATCTCGCCGCTCGCGGCCGAGGCGATGGCGCGAAGCGGCCGGATGATCGATGCAGCGCCCACCGCGCCGGCGCGGCGGATCGTGCCGCTGCAGCCGATGACCGCATCGGCACATCACGAGCCAGGGACATCGGGCGTCGATGCGTTGTCCGCCGACCCCGCCGATGCGCTTGGCCAACTCAAGCGCGCCACCAACCGTTGCCGCGAATGCCCGATCGGCGAACACGCCACGCAGTCGGTCTTCGGCGAAGGACCGATCGGTGCGGTGCTCATGGTGGTGGGCGAACAGCCCGGTGACCAGGAGGATCTGCGCGGCCGTCCCTTCGTCGGCCCGGCAGGCCAGCTCTTCGACCGCGCCATCGCGGACCTGGGCTGGCCGCGCGATGCGCTGTATGTGACCAACGCGGTGAAGCACTTCAAGTACGAACTGCGCGGCAAGCGCCGCATCCACAAGACACCGACGCAACGCGAGGCGGCGGCCTGCCTGCACTGGCTCGAAAGCGAGATGGCGCAAGTTCGACCGCGCGCCGTGTTGGCACTGGGTGCCACCGCTGCGCGTTCCGTGCTGGGGCGACCCGTGGCCGTCATGCAGGAACGCGGGCAGTGGCAGACCGGGCCGCGCGGCGAGCAAGTCTTGGTCGCGTTGCATCCGTCGGCCCTGCTGCGCGGCGACCCGGCACAGCGCGACGAAGCCTATGCGGCGTGGCTGGAGGATCTGTCCAAGGCCACATCGCTGGTGCAGGGCGAGGTGCACGAAGCCGTGCCGCGCTGA
- a CDS encoding metallophosphoesterase codes for MPLRPLSILTALLHVYIALRLLPALFALTPAGALLLLAMLVVSAATIPLPFVRMRTERPPLPDAWRWIGLISMGWFSSMFVLTLARDAGLALTWGAQWAAGVQVDWPGTQRWSAVAVALLATLVTTIGFFNARRTARVQTVEVPIAGLPPALIGFTIAQLSDIHVGPTIRRGYIERIVDAVNRLEADAIAITGDLVDGSVAELRDHIAPLADLRARHGTFVVTGNHEYYAGAHAWIDELRRLGLTVLLNEHVLLAARRAKGAQTDEEVGAMTLLLAGVTDYTAVHFDAAHASDPQAALAGAPEAVTTRVLLAHQPRSAPAALEAGFQLQISGHTHGGQFFPWNLFVPLQQPFTAGLNRLEGMWVYTSRGTGYWGPPKRFGAPSEITLLRLVAR; via the coding sequence ATGCCGCTTCGCCCGCTTTCCATCCTGACGGCCCTGCTGCACGTCTACATCGCCCTGCGCCTGTTGCCCGCGTTGTTCGCACTGACACCCGCCGGTGCGCTGCTGCTGCTGGCCATGCTCGTCGTCTCCGCCGCAACCATTCCGCTGCCTTTCGTGCGCATGCGCACCGAGCGGCCGCCGCTGCCCGACGCTTGGCGCTGGATCGGCCTGATCAGCATGGGCTGGTTCTCGTCGATGTTCGTCCTCACGCTGGCGCGCGATGCAGGGCTCGCGCTCACCTGGGGGGCGCAGTGGGCGGCCGGCGTGCAAGTCGACTGGCCGGGCACGCAGCGGTGGAGCGCTGTCGCCGTGGCGCTGCTGGCCACGCTGGTCACGACCATCGGCTTCTTCAACGCGCGCCGCACCGCGCGGGTGCAGACGGTCGAGGTGCCCATCGCCGGCCTGCCGCCGGCCCTCATCGGCTTCACGATCGCGCAGCTCAGCGACATCCACGTCGGGCCGACCATCCGGCGCGGCTACATCGAGCGCATCGTCGACGCGGTCAACCGGCTGGAAGCCGACGCCATCGCCATCACCGGCGACCTGGTGGACGGCAGCGTGGCCGAGCTGCGCGATCACATCGCCCCGTTGGCCGACCTGCGCGCGCGGCACGGCACCTTCGTGGTGACCGGCAACCACGAGTACTACGCCGGTGCGCACGCCTGGATCGACGAATTGCGCCGGCTCGGCCTGACGGTGCTGCTCAACGAGCATGTGCTGCTGGCGGCGCGGCGCGCCAAGGGCGCGCAGACCGACGAGGAGGTCGGTGCGATGACGCTGCTGCTGGCCGGCGTGACCGACTACACCGCGGTGCACTTCGATGCCGCGCATGCGAGCGACCCGCAGGCCGCCTTGGCCGGCGCACCCGAAGCGGTGACCACGCGGGTGCTGCTGGCGCATCAGCCACGCAGCGCCCCGGCGGCGCTGGAGGCGGGCTTCCAGTTGCAGATCTCCGGCCACACCCACGGCGGCCAGTTCTTCCCGTGGAACCTGTTCGTGCCGCTTCAGCAGCCCTTCACGGCCGGCCTGAACCGCCTGGAAGGCATGTGGGTCTACACCAGCCGGGGCACCGGGTACTGGGGACCGCCGAAGCGCTTCGGCGCACCGTCGGAGATCACCCTGCTCCGGCTGGTCGCGCGCTGA
- a CDS encoding putative DNA modification/repair radical SAM protein, giving the protein MNTQRKLAILADAAKYDASCASSGTRSRNSVGGRGIGSTEGSGICHSYAPDGRCISLLKILLTNFCQYDCLYCVNRVTSNVPRARFTVDEVVQLTLDFYRRNCIEGLFLSSGIIQSPDYTMEQVVEVARVLREVHDFRGYIHLKTIPEASPELLQKAGRYADRLSINVELPTVQGLETLAPEKDGAAIRRSMARLRVHIDDAKDAQREAAKTRVMSMPQASARRAPAPVFAPAGQSTQMIVGADATDDRTILSASAQLYGAYRLRRVYYSAFSPIPDASSSLPLAAPPMVREHRLYQADWLMRFYGFAHDEIVPAAADGSTGMLSLDVDPKLAWALAHRERFPVDLDTAPREMLLRVPGLGVKAVERLLVARRVRRVRSDDLARLHVPLKKVLPFVQLVDHRPGRALDAGDLASRFRAAPVQASLFST; this is encoded by the coding sequence GTGAACACGCAACGCAAGCTCGCCATCCTCGCCGACGCGGCCAAGTACGACGCCTCGTGCGCCTCCAGCGGCACGCGTTCGCGCAACTCGGTGGGCGGGCGCGGCATCGGATCGACCGAAGGCTCCGGCATCTGCCACAGCTACGCGCCCGACGGGCGATGCATCTCGCTGCTGAAGATCCTGCTGACCAACTTCTGCCAGTACGACTGCCTCTACTGCGTGAACCGCGTGACCAGCAACGTGCCGCGCGCGCGATTCACGGTGGACGAGGTGGTGCAGCTCACGCTCGACTTCTACCGCCGCAACTGCATCGAGGGCCTGTTCCTCTCCAGCGGCATCATCCAGAGTCCCGACTACACGATGGAGCAGGTGGTCGAGGTGGCGCGCGTACTGCGCGAGGTGCACGACTTCCGCGGCTACATCCACCTCAAGACCATTCCCGAGGCCTCGCCCGAGCTGCTGCAGAAGGCGGGCCGCTATGCCGACCGCCTGAGCATCAACGTCGAACTGCCGACGGTGCAGGGCCTCGAGACGCTCGCGCCCGAGAAGGACGGCGCCGCCATCCGGCGCTCGATGGCGCGGCTGCGGGTGCACATCGACGATGCGAAGGACGCGCAGCGCGAGGCGGCGAAGACCCGCGTGATGTCGATGCCCCAGGCCTCGGCGCGGCGTGCACCGGCGCCGGTCTTCGCGCCGGCCGGACAGAGCACGCAGATGATCGTCGGTGCCGATGCCACCGACGACCGCACCATCCTCTCGGCCAGCGCGCAGCTCTACGGTGCCTATCGCCTGCGCCGCGTCTACTACTCGGCCTTCAGCCCGATCCCCGATGCGTCGTCGTCGCTGCCGCTCGCCGCGCCGCCGATGGTGCGCGAGCACCGGCTGTACCAGGCCGACTGGCTCATGCGTTTCTACGGCTTCGCGCACGACGAGATCGTGCCCGCGGCGGCCGATGGATCGACCGGCATGCTGTCGCTCGATGTCGACCCGAAGCTCGCGTGGGCGCTGGCCCACCGCGAGCGCTTCCCGGTCGACCTGGACACCGCACCGCGCGAGATGCTGCTGCGCGTGCCCGGCCTCGGCGTGAAGGCGGTGGAACGCCTGCTCGTCGCGCGGCGGGTGCGTCGCGTGCGCAGCGACGACCTCGCGCGGCTGCATGTGCCGTTGAAGAAGGTGCTGCCCTTCGTGCAACTGGTCGACCACCGACCGGGCCGTGCGCTCGATGCAGGCGACCTCGCATCGCGCTTCCGTGCCGCGCCGGTGCAGGCCTCTCTCTTTTCCACCTGA
- a CDS encoding endonuclease/exonuclease/phosphatase family protein, producing the protein MTVNIHKGFTALNRKFILPELREAVRTVGADVVFLQEVQGTHARHARKHDNWPEAPHYEFLADTMWPQFAYGRNAVYPKGHHGNAVLSKFPIASFTNHDVSIAGPEKRGLLHCALRVPGRVGEVHVICAHLGLAESHRQQQLELLCHIVRDEVPADAPLVVAGDFNDWRGRAHDILADGANLREVFVHANGAAAKTFPARFPLLPLDRIYVRNAGVHSPIVLPRKPWSHLSDHAPLVAEIEL; encoded by the coding sequence ATGACCGTGAACATCCACAAGGGATTCACGGCGCTCAATCGCAAGTTCATCCTGCCGGAGCTGCGCGAGGCGGTGCGGACGGTCGGTGCCGACGTGGTCTTCCTGCAGGAGGTGCAGGGCACGCATGCGCGCCATGCCCGCAAGCACGACAACTGGCCCGAGGCGCCGCACTATGAATTCCTGGCCGACACCATGTGGCCGCAGTTCGCCTACGGGCGCAACGCGGTGTATCCGAAGGGGCACCATGGCAATGCCGTGCTGTCGAAGTTCCCGATCGCGAGCTTCACGAACCACGACGTGTCGATCGCCGGGCCGGAGAAGCGCGGCCTGCTGCACTGCGCGCTGCGCGTGCCGGGGCGCGTGGGCGAGGTGCACGTGATCTGCGCGCACCTGGGCCTGGCCGAGTCGCACCGCCAGCAGCAGCTCGAGCTGCTCTGCCACATCGTGCGCGACGAGGTGCCGGCGGATGCGCCGCTGGTGGTCGCCGGCGACTTCAACGATTGGCGCGGCCGGGCGCACGACATCCTGGCCGATGGGGCCAACCTGCGCGAAGTCTTCGTCCATGCCAACGGTGCAGCGGCCAAGACCTTTCCGGCGCGCTTCCCGCTGTTGCCCTTGGATCGCATCTATGTGCGCAACGCAGGCGTGCACTCGCCGATCGTGCTGCCGCGCAAGCCGTGGTCGCATCTGTCGGACCATGCGCCGCTGGTGGCGGAGATCGAGTTGTGA
- the clsB gene encoding cardiolipin synthase ClsB: MNGRRWLQGNAIELLENGEQFFPRVFEAIREAQREVIVETFILFDDKVGQGLHAALRSAAQRGVKVDLMIDGFGSPDLSPEFIGGLTSVGVKVRVFDPGRQVFGQRLNVFRRMHRKIVVVDGQRAFVGGINYSADHLMDFGPKAKQDYAVELRGPVVTEIHRFVLHAIAVGGKGSGWFRRRLKAARHEELNSPVGEAEVQLVTRDNRRHTNDIERHYRAAIRTARERIVIANAYFFPGYRLIKEMRRAARRGVDVRLILQGEPDMPIVKTAASLLYHHLLNAGVRVYEYCERPLHGKVALMDDQWSTVGSSNLDPLSLSLNLEANVIVRDRAFNQVLSERLEHLMTYSCKQIRVEDLAEWSGWRLVRSFLIFHVLRWYPSLTGWLPRHAPRLKPLDPPPLPPAGATQTETAA, translated from the coding sequence GTGAACGGGCGCCGCTGGCTCCAGGGCAACGCGATCGAGCTGCTCGAGAACGGCGAGCAGTTCTTCCCGCGCGTGTTCGAGGCGATCCGCGAGGCGCAGCGCGAGGTGATTGTCGAGACCTTCATCCTGTTCGACGACAAGGTCGGCCAAGGGCTGCATGCGGCGCTGCGTTCGGCGGCGCAGCGCGGCGTGAAGGTCGACCTGATGATCGATGGCTTCGGCTCGCCCGACCTCTCGCCCGAGTTCATCGGCGGGCTCACGTCCGTGGGCGTGAAGGTGCGCGTGTTCGACCCGGGGCGGCAGGTCTTCGGCCAGCGCCTGAACGTGTTCCGCCGCATGCACCGCAAGATCGTGGTCGTCGACGGACAGCGCGCGTTCGTGGGTGGCATCAACTACTCGGCCGACCACCTGATGGACTTCGGGCCGAAGGCCAAGCAGGACTACGCCGTGGAACTGCGCGGCCCGGTCGTCACCGAGATCCACCGCTTCGTGCTGCACGCGATCGCGGTCGGCGGCAAGGGCTCGGGCTGGTTCCGTCGGCGCCTGAAGGCCGCGCGCCACGAGGAGCTGAACAGCCCCGTCGGCGAGGCCGAGGTGCAGCTGGTCACGCGCGACAACCGGCGCCACACCAACGACATCGAGCGCCACTACCGTGCGGCCATTCGCACCGCGCGCGAGCGCATCGTGATCGCCAATGCCTACTTCTTTCCCGGCTACCGGCTCATCAAGGAGATGCGCCGCGCCGCCCGCCGCGGCGTGGACGTGCGCCTCATCCTGCAGGGCGAACCCGACATGCCGATTGTCAAGACGGCGGCCAGCCTGCTCTACCACCACCTGCTGAATGCGGGGGTGCGCGTCTATGAGTACTGCGAGCGTCCGCTGCATGGCAAGGTGGCGCTGATGGACGACCAGTGGAGCACGGTGGGTTCGAGCAACCTCGACCCGCTGAGCCTGTCGCTCAACCTCGAGGCCAATGTGATCGTGCGCGACCGCGCTTTCAACCAGGTGCTGTCGGAACGGCTCGAGCACCTGATGACGTACAGCTGCAAGCAGATCCGGGTCGAGGACCTCGCCGAATGGAGCGGCTGGCGGCTGGTGCGCAGCTTCCTCATCTTCCACGTGCTGCGCTGGTACCCGTCGCTCACCGGCTGGCTGCCACGCCATGCGCCGCGGCTCAAGCCGCTCGACCCGCCGCCCTTGCCGCCGGCCGGCGCGACGCAGACCGAAACGGCGGCGTGA
- a CDS encoding polyhydroxyalkanoate granule-associated phasin, with product MLWTDVALKTQEMLLSSGSVIQIRTERMAKAGLAPSAADLAEFQLMSHEKLAAASESGTAIVNQLHTASYSLMNRSVRDWLSGVTALMGLATSLTPAQAAAHSHELLNAGNRAVATATQLGSASARVVQRGLKPIHAKATANARRLGAQPEA from the coding sequence ATGCTATGGACCGACGTCGCCCTCAAGACCCAGGAGATGCTCCTGTCGTCCGGCTCGGTCATCCAGATCCGGACCGAGCGCATGGCCAAGGCGGGCCTCGCGCCGAGCGCGGCGGATCTGGCCGAGTTCCAGTTGATGAGCCATGAAAAGTTGGCGGCTGCGAGCGAATCCGGCACCGCCATCGTCAACCAGCTGCACACGGCAAGCTATTCGCTGATGAACCGCTCGGTGCGCGACTGGCTCAGCGGTGTCACGGCGTTGATGGGCCTGGCCACCAGCCTCACGCCGGCGCAGGCGGCGGCGCACAGCCATGAGCTGCTCAACGCGGGCAATCGTGCGGTGGCGACCGCCACGCAACTGGGCAGCGCCAGCGCGCGGGTGGTGCAACGCGGGCTCAAGCCGATCCACGCCAAGGCCACCGCCAACGCGCGACGCCTCGGCGCCCAGCCCGAGGCCTGA
- a CDS encoding phospholipase D-like domain-containing protein: MRQTDKKSPKGRLTTIVLTAVLTLAATLLVLNFTGGEKKIDEQIVREYALDEPQFQRALGVLLGPPITEGNRFEALHNGDRIFPPMLAAIRGATQSVTFETYIYWSGDIGRAFAEALSERARAGVKVHVLLDWVGSAKIDEEFLKEMEASGVAIRKFHKPSWYDIARMNNRTHRKLLVVDGRVGFTGGVGIAPEWTGNAQDPEHWRDSHYRVEGPVVAQMQSVFMDNWIKASGEVLHGERYFPKIAPVEAAARAVADGAQSGGRAQMFSSSPTGGSESMHLMYLLAIAAATKTIDLSSAYFVPDALTVDALVAAMKRGVRVRIITPGPLIDASTVRRASRATWGPLLEAGAQISEFQPTMFHCKVFTVDGLLVSVGSTNFDNRSFRLNDEANLNIYDAAFAAQETRVFEEDLKRSTRLTYDAWQARPWREKAMEHLSSLLATQL; this comes from the coding sequence ATGCGCCAGACCGACAAGAAAAGCCCAAAGGGCCGCCTGACCACCATCGTGCTGACGGCCGTGCTGACCCTCGCGGCCACCCTGCTGGTCCTGAACTTCACCGGGGGCGAGAAGAAGATCGACGAGCAGATCGTGCGCGAATATGCGCTGGACGAACCGCAGTTCCAGCGCGCGCTGGGCGTGCTGCTGGGCCCGCCGATCACCGAGGGCAACCGCTTCGAGGCGCTGCACAACGGCGACCGGATCTTCCCGCCCATGCTGGCGGCGATCCGCGGTGCGACGCAGAGCGTGACCTTCGAGACCTACATCTACTGGTCCGGCGATATCGGCCGGGCCTTCGCCGAGGCGCTGAGCGAGCGGGCCCGCGCAGGCGTCAAGGTGCATGTCCTGCTGGACTGGGTGGGCAGCGCGAAGATCGACGAGGAGTTTCTCAAGGAGATGGAGGCGTCGGGCGTGGCCATCCGCAAGTTCCACAAGCCGAGCTGGTACGACATCGCGCGGATGAACAACCGCACCCACCGCAAGCTGCTGGTGGTGGACGGGCGCGTCGGCTTCACCGGCGGCGTGGGCATCGCGCCCGAATGGACCGGCAACGCGCAGGACCCGGAGCACTGGCGCGATTCGCACTACCGCGTCGAAGGGCCGGTGGTCGCGCAGATGCAGTCGGTCTTCATGGACAACTGGATCAAGGCCTCGGGCGAGGTGTTGCATGGCGAACGCTATTTCCCGAAGATCGCGCCCGTGGAGGCGGCCGCGCGTGCCGTGGCCGACGGTGCGCAGAGCGGCGGGCGCGCCCAGATGTTCAGCAGTTCGCCCACGGGCGGCAGCGAGAGCATGCACCTGATGTACTTGCTGGCCATCGCGGCGGCGACCAAGACCATCGACCTGTCGAGCGCGTACTTCGTGCCCGACGCGCTTACCGTCGATGCGCTGGTCGCGGCGATGAAGCGCGGCGTGCGGGTGCGCATCATCACGCCCGGCCCGCTGATCGACGCGAGCACGGTGCGCCGGGCATCGCGCGCCACCTGGGGGCCGCTGCTCGAAGCCGGCGCGCAGATCAGCGAGTTCCAGCCGACCATGTTCCATTGCAAGGTGTTCACCGTCGACGGCCTCCTGGTGTCGGTCGGCTCCACCAACTTCGACAACCGCTCCTTCCGGCTCAACGACGAGGCCAACCTCAACATCTACGACGCGGCCTTCGCGGCGCAGGAGACGCGGGTGTTCGAGGAAGACCTGAAGCGGTCGACGCGGCTGACCTACGACGCCTGGCAGGCCCGGCCCTGGCGGGAAAAGGCGATGGAGCATCTGTCGTCCCTGCTCGCCACGCAGCTCTGA